The following proteins are co-located in the Vigna angularis cultivar LongXiaoDou No.4 chromosome 2, ASM1680809v1, whole genome shotgun sequence genome:
- the LOC108328171 gene encoding malonyl-CoA:anthocyanidin 5-O-glucoside-6''-O-malonyltransferase, with amino-acid sequence MASHNLKIHEKCTVAPPSAPQTSLPLVFFDLIWIRIHPVERIFFYSLPVTHSSPSIFFTQVVPKLKTSLSHTLQHFPPLAGNVTWPNGSSHPVVQYNPGDAVSVVLAESEADFDHALDNAPKEASESRCLVPHLESSDSHASIMALQITLFPNRGFALGISTHHAILDGKSSTLFIKAWASLCKTNDDDSVSSPSLAPELEPFFDRTVIKNPSGLGVDESLEYAQRLTKRFPGENSDKSCLKLLPFRPRLEDHVRGTFELTGADLERLKNRVLSKWDSVDIIEAESNSNSTVFSKPTRLSTFVLTCAYTVVCIAKAMHGVEKEKNKFGWGFTVDCRARMEPPIPENYFGNCLMGSLADVKPSAFIEKEGFVIIAKSIHNKIKEISDNGVFHKGDETGRKYAVLAQEKAEMLGTSGSNRFGVYQFDFGWGKPSKVEITSVDRALTIGLADHRNAKGGVEIGIVLKKPVMELFGTLFRGGLSDE; translated from the coding sequence ATGGCTTCCCACAACCTCAAAATCCATGAAAAGTGCACTGTTGCTCCTCCCTCTGCACCCCAAACATCCCTCCCTCTCGTATTCTTCGACCTGATCTGGATCAGGATTCATCCTGTAGAACGCATCTTCTTCTATTCCCTCCCCGTAACCCATTCAAGCCCATCCATTTTCTTCACCCAAGTTGTTCCAAAGCTCAAAACTTCACTCTCTCACACCCTCCAACACTTTCCCCCTCTCGCCGGCAACGTCACGTGGCCCAATGGTTCTTCCCACCCTGTAGTTCAGTACAACCCAGGCGACGCTGTTTCAGTGGTGCTTGCAGAATCCGAAGCCGATTTCGACCACGCGTTGGATAACGCACCCAAAGAAGCATCAGAATCACGTTGCTTGGTGCCCCACTTAGAATCCTCTGATTCTCATGCCTCTATTATGGCCCTCCAAATCACTCTGTTCCCTAACAGAGGGTTCGCCCTAGGAATCAGCACTCACCACGCCATCCTTGACGGAAAATCTTCAACTCTTTTCATCAAAGCTTGGGCTTCTCTGTGTAAAACAAATGATGATGACTCTGTGTCATCACCATCTTTGGCTCCAGAATTGGAGCCTTTCTTTGACAGAACAGTCATAAAAAACCCGAGTGGGTTAGGGGTAGACGAATCACTCGAGTATGCTCAGCGCTTAACCAAAAGGTTCCCAGGTGAAAACAGCGACAAAAGTTGCTTGAAGCTTCTACCTTTTCGTCCAAGATTGGAGGATCATGTTCGAGGGACATTCGAGCTGACGGGAGCAGATTTGGAGAGATTAAAGAATAGGGTGCTGTCCAAGTGGGACAGCGTAGACATAATTGAAGCAGAATCAAACTCAAACTCAACGGTTTTTTCAAAACCAACCAGACTGTCGACTTTTGTTCTAACCTGCGCATATACTGTGGTTTGTATTGCAAAGGCCATGCACGGAgttgaaaaggagaaaaataagtTTGGTTGGGGGTTCACCGTGGATTGCAGGGCCAGGATGGAACCTCCAATTCCTGAAAACTACTTTGGGAACTGTTTAATGGGGAGTTTGGCGGATGTTAAGCCATCGGCATTTATAGAGAAGGAAGGGTTTGTTATTATTGCGAAAagtattcataataaaataaaagagatatcAGATAATGGTGTTTTTCATAAAGGAGATGAAACTGGTCGTAAATATGCAGTTTTGGCACAAGAGAAAGCTGAAATGTTAGGAACTTCGGGGTCTAACCGTTTTGGGGTTTATCAGTTTGATTTTGGTTGGGGAAAGCCTTCAAAGGTGGAGATAACATCGGTGGATAGAGCCCTAACAATTGGATTGGCAGACCACAGAAATGCGAAAGGCGGTGTTGAAATTGGGATTGTTCTGAAGAAACCAGTGATGGAATTATTTGGCACTTTGTTTCGTGGAGGATTGTCAGATGAGTGA